A window of the Candida orthopsilosis Co 90-125, chromosome 1 draft sequence genome harbors these coding sequences:
- a CDS encoding Cpp1 MAPK phosphatase (member of VH1 family), whose protein sequence is MSTPWVSSCASTTTSNHIRRSVSKFSFETSTPHSSDFITAENIKHCAPTRYSNDMMQNFQLDSTARAANNISKGQLDTRQTGTATANEHQNSPSQLNSDCHRRQYSFEYSQSELGESITNLNIASSPNPNAAATTPSKLQNRNGNVDFDQVNSSALSSPQRHHRHHHHHQQQQQQQQHQHQHLQNLHSFQQPPNNVLSHGYSSSISSVSSTGSIPSSPGMINYSPKHSRIANSFNIHKNMKNLSLNLNDSNGSSNPSNHTTLAAKRSKLSDSTTNTTTTTSSSDKSNLLNFAQPLFNNSTIYSERALQTPSVTHTPTLPPHNLKSQHHLQSHGDSDIDTHSTTGAPNKPYKFPSEITGPQQDSDAILFGGTANDLFNERTQPPMPPPFAPNSKASPLSTPPRLQSPMGLDKQSGQQQQHHSPTKLSRNIKKMSIESPLETNFSKPEVNSFVHSSTPQSITYNSKKFNVPEELQETSAINAYPNGPRNVLNSKIFLYSDPLNKIDINQYNLVINVAKECTNLSSNFQNQQPNVREYLHLPWSHTSAISKDLMELTHKIDWYYQQGMKVLVHCQCGVSRSACVVVAFYMMKFGIGVNAAYEMLKNGTLTSIESEQASNITVDKCERICPNMSLIFELMEFGDKLNKSEFSTSQLLAGSPTQMSL, encoded by the coding sequence ATGTCTACTCCTTGGGTCTCTTCTTGTGCTAGTACCACTACTAGTAATCACATACGTCGATCAGTGTCCAAATTTAGTTTTGAAACTTCAACACCCCACTCATCAGATTTTATCACTGCtgaaaatatcaaacatTGTGCCCCTACCAGGTATTCAAATGATatgatgcaaaatttccaaCTAGATTCAACTGCAAGGGCGGCAAACAATATATCTAAAGGACAGCTAGATACGCGTCAAACTGGTACTGCAACTGCAAACGAACATCAAAATTCGCCTTCTCAGCTTAATAGTGATTGCCACCGTCGTCAATATAGTTTTGAGTATTCGCAACTGGAGTTGGGAGAGTCCATAACAAATTTAAATATTGCTTCATCGCCAAATCCAAATGCAGCAGCTACAACACCTTCGAAACTACAAAATAGAAATGGGAATGTGGATTTCGATCAAGTAAATCTGTCAGCATTATCTTCCCCACAACGCCACCACcgccaccaccaccatcaccaacaacaacagcaacagcaacagcatcaGCATCAGCATCTCCAAAATCTACATTCATTTCAACAGCCACCAAATAATGTACTTTCACATGGGTACAGctcatcaatatcatcgGTGTCATCTACTGGTTCAATACCTTCTTCACCTGGAATGATCAATTATTCTCCAAAACATTCAAGAATAgcaaattcattcaatattCACAAGAATATGAAGAATTTGTCGTTAAATTTAAATGACTCAAATGGATCTTCCAACCCACTGAATCACACTACACTTGCGGCAAAGAGACTGAAACTATCCGACTCGACTACAAACACGACGACAACCACATCTTCATCCGATAAACTGAACCTTCTCAATTTCGCCCAACctttgttcaacaacagcaccaTATACTCTGAGCGTGCATTACAAACTCCTTCAGTCACTCATACCCCCACATTGCCTCCACACAATCTTAAACTGCAACACCATCTACAATCACATGGAGATTCAGACATTGATACACATAGTACCACTGGTGCTCCAAATAAACCTTACAAGTTCCCTCTGGAGATTACCGGTCCGCAGCAAGATTCAGACGCAATATTGTTTGGAGGAACTGCCAACGATTTATTCAATGAACGTACGCAACCGCCAATGCCACCACCATTTGCCCCAAATTCCAAAGCGTCGCCATTATCAACGCCACCTAGATTGCAAAGCCCCATGGGATTGGATAAGCAGAGTGgacagcaacaacaacaccactCCCCTACCAAGTTACTGCGCAACATCAAGAAAATGTCAATTGAATCCCCATTGGAAACTAACTTTAGCAAACCTGAAGTCAATTCGTTTGTTCATTCTAGTACTCCACAAAGCATAACTTACAAttcaaagaaattcaaCGTGCCCGAAGAACTTCAAGAAACGTCGGCAATAAATGCATACCCCAATGGACCAAGAAATGTCCTCAATAGTAAAATATTCCTTTATTCTGACCCATTAAACAAGATCGACATCAATCAATACAATTTGGTTATCAATGTTGCCAAAGAATGTACCAATCTATCATCTaatttccaaaaccaaCAGCCAAATGTTCGAGAGTACCTTCATTTACCGTGGTCTCATACATCTGCTATTTCGAAAGATTTGATGGAGTTGACTCATAAAATCGATTGGTATTACCAACAAGGCATGAAAGTACTTGTTCATTGCCAATGTGGAGTAAGTCGAAGTGCTTGTGTTGTGGTGGCATTTTACATGATGaaatttggtattggtGTTAATGCAGCTTatgaaatgttgaaaaatggcACGTTAACAAGTATTGAATCAGAGCAAGCGAGTAATATTACAGTGGATAAATGTGAACGAATTTGTCCTAATATGAGCTTGATTTTTGAGTTGATGGAGTTTGGTGATAAGTTGAATAAATCAGAATTCAGCACCCTGCAATTGTTGGCTGGTTCTCCAACTCAAATGAGCTTATAA